Proteins encoded in a region of the Triticum dicoccoides isolate Atlit2015 ecotype Zavitan chromosome 3A, WEW_v2.0, whole genome shotgun sequence genome:
- the LOC119270220 gene encoding F-box/kelch-repeat protein At1g67480-like: MVTIVGTREQFVQPQTFLRATMQLKSPTRPKLSFCFTPQGDCDQYCALIPGLPEDLAKICLALVPRTHFPVMGGVSKRWMSFLESKELIAVRKEVQKLDECVYVLTADAQAKGSHWEVLGCQGQKNTPLPLMPGPTKAGFGVVVLDGKLIVIAGYAADHGKECVSDEVYQYDCFLNRWTALSKMNVARCDFACAEVNGVIYVAGGFGPSGDSLSSVEVYDPEQNKWTLIGGLRRPRWGCFGCSFEGKMYVMGGRSSFTIGNSRYIDVYDTNSHAWGEFRNGCVMVTAHAVLGEKLFCIEWKNQRSLAIFDPADNSWKKVPVPLTGSSSTRFSLGTHDGKLLLLSLEEEPGYQTLMYDPAAPTGSEWCTSKLRPSGRCLCSVTIKA; the protein is encoded by the exons ATGGTTACAATCGTTGGTACACGGGAACAGTTTGTTCAACCACAGACATTCCTGCGTGCTACAATGCAGCTCAAGTCCCCAACAAGGCCAAAACTTTCCTTCTGCTTTACGCCACAAGGGGATTGCGATCAATACTGTGCTTTAATCCCTGGCTTGCCAGAAGACCTGGCAAAGATATGTCTTGCCCTTGTTCCTCGAACTCATTTCCCTGTCATGGGTGGAGTTTCCAAGAGGTGGATGTCATTCCTAGAGAGCAAAGAATTAATTGCTGTAAGGAAAGAGGTTCAGaagcttgacgagtgtgtgtatgtCTTGACCGCTGATGCTCAAGCAAAGGGTTCTCATTGGGAGGTTTTGGGATGTCAGGGGCAAAAGAACACCCCTCTTCCGCTTATGCCTGGACCAACCAAAGCTGGGTTTGGTGTGGTTGTCCTTGACGGGAAGCTCATCGTCATTGCTGGCTATGCTGCTGACCATGGCAAGGAATGTGTTTCTGATGAGGTTTACCAGTATGATTGTTTCCTCAACAG GTGGACCGCCCTTTCTAAGATGAATGTCGCTCGTTGCGACTTCGCGTGTGCAGAGGTCAACGGTGTGATATATGTTGCTGGTGGATTTGGTCCCAGTGGTGATAGTTTATCAAGTGTCGAAGTTTATGACCCAGAACAAAATAAATGGACGTTGATCGGGGGCCTTCGCAGGCCGAGATGGGGTTGCTTTGGGTGTAGCTTTGAAGGCAAGATGTACGTCATGGGTGGCCGTTCGAGCTTCACAATTGGTAACTCCCGTTACATTGACGTGTATGATACAAATAGCCATGCCTGGGGTGAGTTTAGGAATGGCTGTGTAATGGTCACGGCTCATGCTGttcttggtgagaagctcttctgcATCGAGTGGAAGAACCAGAGGTCTCTGGCGATTTTCGACCCAGCAGACAATTCCTGGAAGAAGGTTCCAGTGCCGCTTACTGGTAGTTCCAGCACGCGGTTCTCTCTCGGGACACATGATGGGAAGCTGCTGCTCCTCTCACTGGAGGAAGAACCTGGGTATCAGACGCTGATGTATGATCCTGCCGCGCCAACAGGCTCTGAATGGTGCACGTCAAAGCTCAGGCCGTCGGGACGATGCTTATGCAGCGTGACCATCAAAGCCTGA